In the genome of bacterium, one region contains:
- a CDS encoding putative CRISPR-associated protein, with the protein MNRILISTVGTSLWGHWRAKLEEQKLKEFSEQSRIWLVNHLRQLDENDKLLGAEITSLNSLLRQNKINRDTKLYFCVSDTPEGKFIGEVLGSFYANQFHTVNTKTIKDLQHTDEKKFLRGLKHLVDYIAELKKKFPDVSIAINATGGYKAQISFAGLIGQAFGIPVYYQFEKFDSIVELPPMPISFSFDLWLDHYELFESAEAKFSDEFLKVTDSEYQRIPESMKVLFLEEDGNVFLSALGTLYHQLFLQQFPNVRKQLLPPDSGLAPEQKKISYENKNSGKHHGLKEYLEKLLQKPYITRINTYYYNPDLPKKNQFRKSTKHPDAIEGIYSDGTATTEFCVYTTAKNASQIEAAVVDLNMDLDLAIDFRSSH; encoded by the coding sequence ATGAACCGAATCTTAATTTCGACGGTCGGTACCTCGCTCTGGGGACATTGGCGAGCTAAACTTGAAGAACAGAAACTGAAAGAGTTCTCGGAGCAGAGTCGGATTTGGCTGGTCAACCACCTGCGTCAGCTTGACGAAAACGATAAACTTCTCGGTGCAGAAATCACTTCGTTAAATTCGCTCCTTCGCCAGAACAAGATTAATCGGGATACTAAACTTTATTTTTGCGTTTCTGATACCCCGGAAGGAAAATTTATCGGCGAAGTTCTCGGTTCATTTTATGCGAACCAGTTTCATACCGTCAATACCAAAACTATCAAGGATTTACAGCATACTGACGAAAAGAAGTTCTTACGTGGGTTGAAACATCTGGTAGACTATATTGCTGAATTGAAAAAGAAATTTCCGGACGTCTCAATTGCAATCAATGCGACTGGCGGATATAAAGCGCAGATATCGTTCGCCGGGTTGATTGGTCAAGCGTTTGGGATTCCGGTCTATTATCAGTTTGAAAAGTTCGATTCGATTGTTGAACTGCCGCCGATGCCGATTTCGTTTAGTTTCGATTTATGGCTAGACCATTATGAACTCTTTGAATCTGCAGAAGCTAAATTTAGTGACGAATTTTTGAAAGTAACTGACTCGGAGTATCAGCGAATTCCGGAATCAATGAAAGTTCTGTTTCTGGAGGAAGATGGGAATGTTTTCTTAAGTGCACTCGGCACACTCTATCATCAACTTTTTCTCCAGCAATTTCCAAATGTGCGAAAACAATTATTACCGCCAGATTCGGGACTTGCTCCAGAACAGAAAAAAATTAGTTATGAGAATAAAAACTCTGGCAAACATCACGGGCTGAAAGAATATCTTGAAAAATTGCTACAAAAACCCTATATTACTCGAATTAATACCTACTACTATAATCCGGATTTGCCTAAGAAAAACCAGTTTCGAAAATCTACAAAACATCCGGATGCGATTGAAGGTATCTATTCCGATGGTACAGCGACAACAGAATTTTGTGTCTATACCACTGCAAAA